One Dysidea avara chromosome 7, odDysAvar1.4, whole genome shotgun sequence genomic region harbors:
- the LOC136261752 gene encoding protein-glutamine gamma-glutamyltransferase K-like, with amino-acid sequence MEILDLDLQATANTAAHHTDLYDTQKYVVLRWGNTFTFHVKLSEPFDIRTYSINANFGRGYGPRVVNGTKFVSKIGQYVRHYYYSWKAEMKSISDTEIAISVTLPNDGPIGVYDFWVEVEAERKVIHRMNATKQLVILFNPWDRDSSVYVESEDKREEYVINETGMIWGGTDRYKHIWYWNFAQLEEVCLEAALFLLDEKDLYTAERQNPIFVSRALAEMVNINDGDNGVLWGKWASSEAAYADGTNPTAWSGSEAILTEYMRTKQPVKYAQCWVFGGTLTTVLRALGIPARPITTFGSAHDTEANKTIDFYYDKYWNFLEDKSSDSIWNYHVWVDAWMTRPDLHGNYSGWQAVDATPQEISDYSGTMVTGPASVRAIKEGKDLKYDNLFVMAEVNADVLYHVEFNGKSIVIGSNTTRVGSLIATKKVGKDELEDITLEYKHEEGSLEERATASTRPTTDVKFTLSTEQSVPIGKPCTFTLTMKTVASENMTVDLVMKANSVTYTGSVGALLKEMKTSKTVNSSGEVTVKFTLSDKEYEGKLSGQAMLQCTVFANIKEKDQHWVGKTTQQFALPDLSFYFPSGSNNAKKAEPFSVFAFYDNPLNTTLTNIEWIVEGAGLMKPDIFRNTDSVAAGKKVEQKFILTPTESRRGRRTLVVTCNSAQLKGITGTVAIDVY; translated from the exons ATGGAGATCCTAGATCTTGACCTCCAAGCTACTGCCAACACTGCTGCACATCACACCGACTTGTACGATACGCAAAAATATGTTGTACTGCGATGGGGGAACACTTTCACGTTTCATGTCAAACTGTCTGAACCATTTGATATCAGAACCTACTCCATTAATGCTAACTTCGGCCGGGGATACGGGCCTCGTGTTGTTAATGGGACAAAGTTTGTGTCTAAAATTGGGCAATATGTCAGACATTACTACTACTCATGGAAGGCAGAGATGAAGAGCATAAGTGACACAGAGATTGCAATCTCTGTTACTCTTCCCAATGATGGCCCCATTGGTGTGTATGATTTCTGGGTGGAGGTTGAGGCTGAACGTAAAGTCATTCACCGCATGAATGCCACAAAGCAACTGGTAATCCTGTTTAACCCATGGGACAGAG ATAGCAGTGTGTATGTGGAATCTGAAGACAAGCGAGAGGAGTATGTCATAAATGAGACTGGAATGATTTGGGGTGGCACAGATCGATATAAACATATTTGGTACTGGAACTTTGCACAG TTGGAAGAAGTGTGTTTGGAGGCAGCCCTGTTTCTACTTGATGAGAAAGACTTGTACACAGCTGAAAGACAGAACCCCATATTTGTATCAAGAGCTTTGGCTGAAATG GTCAACATTAATGATGGTGACAATGGCGTGTTATGGGGAAAATGGGCAAGTAGTGAAGCTGCTTATGCTGATGGTACTAATCCAACAGCTTGGAGTGGTAGTGAGGCAATCCTGACAGAATACATGAGGACCAAGCAGCCAGTCAAGTATGCTCAGTGTTGGGTGTTTGGTGGGACACTGACTACAG TGTTAAGAGCTTTGGGAATCCCAGCACGTCCCATCACCACATTTGGTTCAGCACATGATACTGAAGCAAATAAGACCATTGACTTCTACTATGATAAGTACTGGAATTTTCTGGAAGACAAAAGTTCTGACTCCATCTG GAACTACCATGTTTGGGTGGATGCTTGGATGACTAGACCTGATCTTCATGGAAACTACAGTGGCTGGCAAGCAGTAGATGCCACCCCACAAGAAATCAGTGACTACTCTGGGACAATGGTTACTGGTCCTGCATCTGTGCGGGCCATTAAAGAGGGCAAAGATTTAAAATATGATAACCTGTTTGTGATGGCTGAGGTCAATGCAGATGTTCTCTACCATGTAGAATTCAATGGAAAGTCTATAGTAATTGGTTcaaatacaacaagagtgggtTCTCTAATTGCTACAAAAAAGGTTGGCAAAGATGAGCTTGAAGACATCACACTGGAGTACAAGCATGAAGAGGGCTCATTGGAAGAGAGAGCTACAGCTTCTACAAGGCCTACCACTGATGTCAAGTTTACCCTTTCAACTGAGCAAAGTGTTCCTATTGGAAAGCCATGCACTTTCACTCTCACTATGAAGACGGTGGCATCAGAGAACATGACAGTCGATCTGGTGATGAAGGCTAATTCAGTCACCTACACAGGTAGTGTTGGAGCTTTGCTCAAGGAGATGAAGACAAGCAAGACTGTGAACAGTAGTGGTGAAG TGACTGTCAAATTCACACTCAGTGACAAGGAATATGAGGGAAAGTTGTCCGGCCAGGCTATGCTACAATGCACAGTATTTGCCAATATCAAGGAGAAGGATCAACACTGGGTGGGAAAGACAACCCAGCAGTTTGCCTTACCAGACTTGTCATTCTATTTTCCCAGTGGCTCCAATAATGCTAAGAAAG CGGAACCCTTCAGTGTTTTTGCTTTCTATGATAACCCACTGAACACAACTCTAACTAACATTGAATGGATTGTGGAGGGAGCTGGTCTTATGAAACCAGATATTTTCAGAAATACAGA TTCTGTGGCTGCTGGTAAGAAAGTAGAGCAGAAGTTCATTCTGACTCCTACAGAGAGTAGGAGGGGAAGACGTACACTTGTGGTGACATGCAACTCTGCTCAGCTGAAGGGAATCACAGGAACTGTTGCAATTGATGTCTACTAA